One window of the Acidimicrobiia bacterium genome contains the following:
- a CDS encoding Lrp/AsnC ligand binding domain-containing protein, producing MVQAYVLIQTDSGRASEVASAIAAIDGVTSSEAVTGPYDVIVSATAEDVDALGHLVVTKIQPVEGIDRTLTCPVIRI from the coding sequence ATGGTTCAGGCCTATGTGTTGATTCAGACCGATTCGGGACGGGCATCGGAAGTCGCGTCGGCGATCGCCGCAATCGATGGGGTCACTTCGTCGGAGGCTGTCACCGGACCGTACGATGTCATCGTGTCGGCCACCGCTGAAGATGTCGATGCGCTCGGACATCTTGTCGTCACGAAGATCCAGCCCGTCGAAGGCATCGACCGGACGCTCACCTGTCCCGTCATTCGGATCTGA
- a CDS encoding cold shock domain-containing protein — MQGVVKVYDSATGVGIVIRDDDRSEVLLRPGSLDGSMFRFLRQGQRVRFDISDDDTPVASNLRFGSDGY; from the coding sequence ATGCAGGGCGTCGTGAAGGTGTACGACAGCGCCACCGGTGTCGGCATCGTCATACGCGATGACGACCGATCCGAGGTCCTTCTCAGGCCGGGCAGTCTCGACGGCTCGATGTTCCGCTTCCTCCGACAGGGACAGCGCGTTCGCTTCGACATCTCCGACGACGACACGCCCGTCGCCTCCAACCTCCGATTCGGTTCCGACGGCTACTGA
- the rpmB gene encoding 50S ribosomal protein L28, whose product MAYRCEVCGKEPWTGKQVSFSHKRSSKTWRPNIQKIRVKHGSNSRRAKVCTSCIKAGKVEKV is encoded by the coding sequence ATGGCGTACAGATGCGAGGTCTGCGGCAAGGAGCCGTGGACGGGCAAGCAGGTCAGCTTTTCCCACAAGCGGTCGTCAAAAACCTGGCGTCCCAACATCCAGAAGATCCGCGTCAAGCACGGGTCCAATTCGCGCCGCGCCAAGGTCTGCACTTCGTGCATCAAGGCCGGGAAGGTCGAGAAGGTCTAG
- a CDS encoding ATP-dependent DNA helicase RecG has product MTATPPEHAARTLAYLDEVPISAVKGFGTVSARRASGAGVDTVAKLLLHAPRRYLDRKSLFDIAAAPLGEEVTIGGTVLSTSKRRISGGRTMIDALVSDGTSTVRCVWFNPYLRVTVGNDVMLAGKLDTFRGSLQMSSPDMQDLSRPDTYLTGRVVPIYASVGGVGPTKVRTSIANALRRSLPMVDVIPAEVRAGHGLVDRSTAFQDIHLPLDLDDVGKARRRLIFDEFLRIQMMFKARAHDDYESQRGVDNIGDGELTARFLEAVPYELTSGQGDALAAIRSDMEEPTPMHRLLHGEVGSGKTIVVVLALLASVEGGHQGAVMAPTEVLATQHYLGTVRILEDAGLAPSVADRGASGTVSLFAPEEPAGRTVRLGLFTGSGVAVNFSRNDVDRATGLEWLADGTIDIAFGTQALIQEGVELASLGLAVVDEQHRFGVEQRVRLRSTRPDGAIPDLLLLTATPIPRTLAMVQYGDLKVSSIPDMPAGRTPVHTTALSEGQPADRAIDAEIEAHVAAGGQVYVVCPLVDPSPKIEVRAATDEYARIASSLPAMRVGLLHGQMPSLDKAEVMDRFRSRDIDVLVSTTVIEVGIDVPNATLIVIRNAERFGLSQLHQLRGRVGRGDQPGSCVLAADASTDEAEARIAAMLASNDGYHLAERDLEIRGQGKIFGADQSGAADLRLGHILRDADLVEAAATVAELAIGADRHMPFVEAVLDEATRFLGSLPEAADTEIEQ; this is encoded by the coding sequence GTGACAGCGACTCCGCCCGAGCATGCCGCCCGAACCCTCGCCTATCTCGATGAGGTTCCGATCAGCGCCGTCAAGGGGTTCGGCACCGTGTCGGCTCGTAGAGCCTCCGGAGCAGGCGTCGACACCGTCGCGAAGCTGCTCCTCCACGCCCCGCGTCGATATCTCGACCGCAAGTCCCTCTTCGACATCGCCGCCGCCCCACTTGGCGAAGAGGTGACCATCGGGGGCACCGTGCTGTCGACCTCGAAGCGTCGTATCTCCGGCGGCAGGACCATGATCGACGCTCTCGTCAGCGACGGGACGAGCACCGTTCGATGTGTGTGGTTCAATCCGTATCTCCGAGTGACCGTCGGCAATGATGTGATGCTTGCTGGCAAGCTCGACACATTCCGGGGCTCACTCCAGATGTCGAGTCCTGACATGCAGGATCTGTCGCGCCCAGACACCTACCTGACCGGGCGTGTCGTCCCCATCTACGCGTCGGTCGGCGGGGTCGGCCCGACGAAGGTCCGCACCTCGATCGCCAACGCGCTCAGGCGTTCGCTGCCGATGGTGGATGTCATCCCGGCCGAGGTGCGCGCTGGACACGGTCTCGTCGATCGATCGACGGCCTTCCAGGACATCCACCTCCCCCTCGATCTCGACGATGTCGGAAAGGCACGGCGTCGACTCATCTTCGATGAGTTCCTTCGGATTCAGATGATGTTCAAGGCTCGGGCCCATGACGACTACGAATCGCAGCGCGGCGTAGACAACATCGGGGACGGGGAGCTCACCGCCCGATTCCTCGAAGCCGTTCCCTACGAGCTCACCTCCGGCCAGGGCGATGCCCTGGCGGCCATCCGGTCCGACATGGAGGAGCCGACGCCGATGCACCGACTCCTCCACGGTGAGGTCGGCTCCGGCAAGACGATCGTCGTGGTGCTCGCCCTGCTGGCATCCGTCGAGGGTGGCCATCAGGGGGCGGTCATGGCGCCGACCGAGGTGCTTGCCACCCAGCACTATCTCGGTACGGTCCGAATCCTCGAGGATGCCGGTCTCGCGCCGAGCGTCGCCGACCGAGGTGCCTCCGGGACGGTTTCGCTGTTCGCACCGGAAGAACCCGCCGGACGAACCGTCCGGCTCGGGTTGTTCACCGGTTCGGGCGTGGCGGTCAACTTCAGCCGCAACGATGTCGACCGCGCAACCGGACTGGAGTGGCTCGCCGACGGCACGATCGATATCGCCTTCGGCACCCAGGCGCTCATCCAGGAAGGTGTCGAGCTCGCATCCTTGGGCCTTGCCGTGGTGGACGAACAGCACCGCTTCGGTGTCGAGCAGCGGGTTCGGCTCCGTTCGACCCGACCCGACGGCGCGATTCCCGACCTGCTGCTGTTGACCGCAACCCCGATTCCCAGAACCCTCGCCATGGTCCAGTACGGCGACCTCAAGGTCTCGTCGATTCCCGACATGCCGGCCGGTCGAACGCCGGTGCACACCACCGCCCTGAGTGAGGGTCAGCCAGCTGACAGGGCCATCGATGCCGAGATCGAAGCTCATGTGGCTGCGGGAGGTCAGGTCTATGTGGTGTGCCCGCTCGTGGACCCATCACCGAAGATCGAGGTGAGAGCCGCGACCGATGAATACGCTCGCATCGCATCCTCCCTTCCTGCCATGCGCGTCGGTCTGCTTCATGGACAGATGCCATCCCTCGACAAGGCCGAGGTCATGGACCGCTTCCGTAGCCGAGACATCGATGTGCTCGTGTCGACCACGGTCATCGAGGTCGGCATCGATGTGCCGAATGCGACGCTTATCGTGATCAGGAACGCTGAGCGGTTCGGACTGAGCCAACTCCACCAGCTCCGGGGTCGCGTGGGAAGAGGGGACCAGCCAGGGAGTTGTGTCCTCGCCGCCGACGCCTCCACCGATGAGGCCGAGGCCAGAATCGCCGCAATGCTCGCATCCAACGACGGATATCACCTCGCGGAACGGGACCTCGAGATTCGCGGACAGGGGAAGATCTTCGGAGCAGACCAGTCGGGCGCCGCCGACCTGCGACTCGGCCACATCCTGCGTGACGCAGATCTCGTCGAGGCTGCCGCAACCGTTGCCGAGCTCGCGATCGGAGCGGATCGCCACATGCCGTTCGTCGAAGCGGTGCTCGACGAGGCGACACGGTTCCTCGGATCGCTCCCGGAAGCCGCCGACACCGAGATCGAGCAATGA
- the rsmD gene encoding 16S rRNA (guanine(966)-N(2))-methyltransferase RsmD — MMRIIAGAAKGIPLAAAGHATRPMTGRARESLFSILGARCCDATVLDLYAGTGSLGLEALSRGAADALFVERDRVAARRLKDNIDAVGLGGVVRIGPVERVLTHLEQSFDLVFVDPPYANDDASITDIVGSLRSVVVPGGLVVVHRRSRRGFDIPEFLTCIDQRRYGDAVVTMMERLES, encoded by the coding sequence ATGATGAGGATCATCGCCGGCGCAGCCAAGGGGATCCCGCTGGCAGCGGCCGGACACGCGACGCGGCCCATGACCGGCAGGGCTCGCGAGTCGCTGTTTTCGATCCTCGGTGCCCGTTGTTGTGATGCGACCGTGCTCGACCTGTATGCAGGGACCGGTTCGCTCGGACTCGAGGCTCTCAGTCGCGGCGCCGCTGATGCGCTCTTCGTGGAGCGGGACCGCGTCGCAGCCCGCCGACTCAAGGACAACATCGACGCCGTTGGGCTCGGCGGCGTGGTCCGAATCGGGCCGGTCGAGAGAGTTCTCACCCATCTCGAGCAGTCGTTCGACCTCGTTTTCGTCGACCCTCCGTATGCCAACGACGATGCTTCGATCACCGACATTGTCGGCTCCCTTCGGTCGGTCGTGGTTCCCGGCGGGCTCGTTGTTGTGCACCGTCGCTCCCGTCGAGGATTCGACATCCCGGAATTCCTCACTTGTATCGATCAGCGGCGTTACGGTGATGCCGTGGTGACCATGATGGAGAGGCTCGAGTCGTGA
- the coaD gene encoding pantetheine-phosphate adenylyltransferase produces MITALVPGSFDPPTKGHLDVVERCVPLFDAVVVGVVHNPSKSPLFTASERVSLLEECTVQWPNVTVASFEGLLVDYALEIGAKTVVKGLRAVTDFDYEIQMSQMNRHLSGDVVSLFVATKPEYGYLSSSLVKEVARLGGSVDALVPEPVAKALKERLA; encoded by the coding sequence GTGATTACGGCGTTGGTTCCCGGCAGTTTCGACCCGCCGACGAAGGGTCATCTCGATGTCGTCGAACGGTGTGTTCCGTTGTTCGACGCCGTTGTCGTCGGGGTGGTCCACAATCCCTCCAAGTCCCCGTTGTTCACGGCCTCCGAGCGAGTGTCGCTGCTTGAGGAATGCACGGTGCAATGGCCGAATGTGACCGTTGCAAGCTTCGAAGGGTTGCTCGTCGACTACGCACTCGAGATCGGCGCCAAGACCGTTGTGAAGGGACTCCGCGCGGTGACGGATTTCGACTACGAGATCCAGATGTCGCAGATGAATCGCCACCTCTCAGGTGATGTGGTTTCGCTCTTCGTTGCGACCAAACCCGAGTACGGCTATCTATCGTCCTCCCTGGTCAAAGAGGTCGCGAGGCTCGGCGGGTCCGTCGATGCCCTCGTCCCGGAACCGGTCGCCAAGGCACTCAAGGAGCGGCTCGCATGA
- a CDS encoding DUF177 domain-containing protein, producing MVRSPFLLPVADLLGQDASSRPVSLEVTVDWGLEMSQVSGAEPVLCELTLHPASRGIAVTGTASFVSEDTCHRCLAVTATDRTASIGALFDTSGDDETYDLSGHEIDIEQMLRDEVLLSLPLVTTCRSGCVEVVDSAQNGLNTEAQGTEDFSRSPFAVLKDLLEFPD from the coding sequence ATGGTGCGCAGCCCCTTCCTTCTCCCGGTCGCCGACCTGCTCGGGCAGGATGCTTCCTCTCGTCCGGTGAGCCTTGAGGTCACGGTTGACTGGGGCTTGGAAATGAGCCAGGTGTCGGGCGCTGAGCCGGTGTTGTGCGAACTCACCCTCCACCCCGCGTCCCGTGGGATCGCCGTGACCGGCACCGCGTCGTTCGTTTCCGAGGACACCTGTCATCGGTGTCTCGCAGTGACCGCCACGGACCGGACAGCGAGCATCGGCGCGCTCTTCGACACGAGTGGTGACGATGAGACCTACGACCTGTCCGGCCACGAGATCGACATCGAACAGATGCTCCGCGATGAGGTGCTGTTGTCACTCCCGCTCGTTACGACCTGTAGGTCCGGGTGTGTCGAAGTTGTAGATAGCGCACAGAACGGCTTGAATACGGAGGCCCAGGGCACCGAGGATTTCTCGCGTTCGCCCTTCGCTGTTCTCAAGGACCTGCTTGAGTTCCCGGACTGA
- the rpmF gene encoding 50S ribosomal protein L32 — MAVPKKKMSRSRTRRRKANWKVERPTIARCPRCNAPHAPHRACTECGSYNGREVTSGS; from the coding sequence ATGGCAGTACCCAAGAAGAAGATGTCGCGGTCGAGGACTCGTCGCCGCAAGGCCAACTGGAAGGTCGAACGGCCGACCATTGCTCGTTGCCCCCGGTGCAACGCACCGCACGCACCGCACCGCGCGTGCACCGAGTGCGGATCGTACAACGGGCGCGAGGTCACCTCGGGGTCGTAG